A stretch of the Lolium perenne isolate Kyuss_39 chromosome 3, Kyuss_2.0, whole genome shotgun sequence genome encodes the following:
- the LOC127345354 gene encoding uncharacterized protein isoform X2: MCWVFRPSGDTSRNRSVSDTTREQQQSSSRAEATRVFAIVPLPLSPISASIQEKSPPMPPPTPPQTVYLRRSDTSPPDAASDEEAAVAIVEVEGGDGVDLAQVGRALGLNPATVRLNGYFLSRGSGHVSLSVTWGALLAFFDARGLPTGDDPAAPVAVHGRPAPSHPLTEPGAIRSSKRKSRLEIENCSKKSKLQHHSEALSKCSEEILSDDITLGLKRRLRLDEATPSKKIKQVDYNSVNGAGREQPVKFSCSFINGHSKRLSDKEMVTSLPLKRVRTAM; this comes from the exons ATGTGTTGGGTGTTCCGACCTAGCGGGGACACTTCCAGAAACCGCTCCGTCTCCGACACAACCCGCGAGCAACAGCAGAGCAGCAGCAGAGCCGAAGCAACCAGAGTGTTCGCCATTGTCCCGCTCCCTCTCTCTCCGATCAGCGCGAGCATCCAAGAGAAATCGCCGCCGATGCCTCCTCCAACGCCACCTCAGACCGTGTACCTGCGCCGGTCTGATACTTCGCCGCCCGACGCCGCCTCCGACGAGGAGGCCGCGGTGGCGATCGTCGAGGTGGAGGGGGGCGACGGGGTGGACCTCGCGCAGGTGGGCCGCGCGCTGGGGCTGAACCCGGCCACCGTCCGCCTCAACGGCTACTTCCTTAGCCGCGGCTCCGGCCACGTCTCCCTGTCCGTCACCTGGGGCGCGCTCCTCGCCTTCTTCGACGCGCGCGGGCTGCCCACTGGCGACGACCCCGCCGCGCCCGTCGCCGTTCACGGCAGGCCCGCACCTTCGCACCCGCTAACAG AGCCTGGAGCTATCCGGTCCTCAAAGCGAAAGTCCAGGTTGGAGATCGAAAATTGTTCCAAGAAGAGCAAACTCCAACATCACAGCGAAGCTCTGTCTAAATGTAGCGAAGAGATACTTAGTGATGATATCACCCTTGGTTTGAAGAGAAGACTCAGATTGGATGAGGCTACTCCATCTAAGAAGATTAAACAAGTTGACTACAACTCAG TGAATGGAGCAGGAAGGGAGCAGCCAGTCAAGTTCTCTTGCAGCTTCATCAATGGGCACAGCAAGCGGCTGTCGGATAAGGAGATGGTCACGTCACTCCCGTTGAAGAGAGTCCGGACAGCCATGTAG
- the LOC127345354 gene encoding uncharacterized protein isoform X1, which translates to MPPPTPPQTVYLRRSDTSPPDAASDEEAAVAIVEVEGGDGVDLAQVGRALGLNPATVRLNGYFLSRGSGHVSLSVTWGALLAFFDARGLPTGDDPAAPVAVHGRPAPSHPLTEPGAIRSSKRKSRLEIENCSKKSKLQHHSEALSKCSEEILSDDITLGLKRRLRLDEATPSKKIKQVDYNSVNGAGREQPVKFSCSFINGHSKRLSDKEMVTSLPLKRVRTAM; encoded by the exons ATGCCTCCTCCAACGCCACCTCAGACCGTGTACCTGCGCCGGTCTGATACTTCGCCGCCCGACGCCGCCTCCGACGAGGAGGCCGCGGTGGCGATCGTCGAGGTGGAGGGGGGCGACGGGGTGGACCTCGCGCAGGTGGGCCGCGCGCTGGGGCTGAACCCGGCCACCGTCCGCCTCAACGGCTACTTCCTTAGCCGCGGCTCCGGCCACGTCTCCCTGTCCGTCACCTGGGGCGCGCTCCTCGCCTTCTTCGACGCGCGCGGGCTGCCCACTGGCGACGACCCCGCCGCGCCCGTCGCCGTTCACGGCAGGCCCGCACCTTCGCACCCGCTAACAG AGCCTGGAGCTATCCGGTCCTCAAAGCGAAAGTCCAGGTTGGAGATCGAAAATTGTTCCAAGAAGAGCAAACTCCAACATCACAGCGAAGCTCTGTCTAAATGTAGCGAAGAGATACTTAGTGATGATATCACCCTTGGTTTGAAGAGAAGACTCAGATTGGATGAGGCTACTCCATCTAAGAAGATTAAACAAGTTGACTACAACTCAG TGAATGGAGCAGGAAGGGAGCAGCCAGTCAAGTTCTCTTGCAGCTTCATCAATGGGCACAGCAAGCGGCTGTCGGATAAGGAGATGGTCACGTCACTCCCGTTGAAGAGAGTCCGGACAGCCATGTAG
- the LOC127340238 gene encoding uncharacterized protein → MTRSSLASLPDSHYFVCNPTTKEWAALPDSNLGHKGRALCLGFDPAVSSHFYVYEFFEDYVCFPQSVPSVRGVEVYSSETGERVHREDNAIIPLGYRSPSVFLNGCLHYLTYNDPAIAVLDTQGKPCRSIPVPDNEDYGFIQQSQGRLHYANFEADDEDKLTRLVVYVLEDHENQRWKLKHTAEASYILDYTRSYLVRDDFEWVAIHPDCNTIFYTVEPDKTLISYDMDCQQVQVICTLGADTREKYFPYVPLFSELQALHI, encoded by the exons ATGACGAGGTCATCTCTCGCCTCCCTGCCAG ATTCCCATTACTTCGTGTGCAATCCTACAACAAAAGAGTGGGCTGCATTGCCAGATTCCAACCTAGGCCACAAGGGGCGGGCTTTATGCTTGGGTTTTGATCCCGCCGTGTCCTCCCACTTCTATGTATATGAATTCTTTGAAGACTATGTGTGTTTCCCCCAATCGGTCCCTTCTGTCAGGGGAGTGGAGGTGTATTCCTCTGAAACAGGAGAACGAGTACATAGGGAGGACAATGCTATTATCCCTTTGGGTTATCGATCGCCAAGTGTCTTTCTGAATGGTTGTCTGCATTATCTCACCTACAATGATCCTGCTATAGCCGTGCTGGACACTCAGGGGAAACCATGCAGAAGCATACCTGTCCCTGACAATGAGGATTACGGTTTCATTCAGCAGTCCCAAGGCCGTTTGCACTATGCCAATTTTGAGGCAGATGATGAAGATAAACTGACTCGGCTGGTGGTTTATGTTCTGGAGGACCATGAAAACCAACGATGGAAATTGAAGCATACAGCTGAAGCGtcatatatacttgattatacacGTTCTTATCTTGTACGGGATGACTTTGAATGGGTTGCAATCCATCCGGACTGTAACACGATCTTCTACACTGTTGAGCCGGATAAAACATTGATATCCTATGATATGGACTGCCAGCAAGTCCAAGTGATCTGCACTCTTGGAGCAGACACTCGGGAGAAATATTTCCCGTATGTGCCATTGTTCTCAGAGTTACAAGCTTTGCACATATGA
- the LOC127345353 gene encoding protein CPR-5, which translates to MDGASSSASSSGYRPRRGVRLRPLRRRRGPASSLASRGGDGDGGENGGGGAQDDLALPLGMSFAAVLARVVNSSNGPGERLHPVILSKICTSAVKESLANTYGDRFDSFMRNFENSFSSTLRTLHRINEIPDYERSPAPECSFKHGGSAALGNNLSTVDSQNRTHEVIVSSVESQLVLYARDSQQLAQSARSRSNHEADRSILNAFERSVKEQARSNELKEFEIGLNMRKLELKQSQLALSSYTHMLEKIKLSLGFQKASFQGEKFQTKMQDTRDAQILRTLTDFLVSAVIIMSVFFAYGTYNYSYERITDITSACSAASRGSKSWWVPSSVSNLNSGLLFIRCHLIAATRMFFGIVMILAIAWLAFQRSALTGSSMPVTFNFILLGVICGFAGRFCTNTLGGDGNVWLMCWEILCSIHLLGNCYPSILYRILHGPITTARGNEVVWLPYWIRRCIFYAVLGFVVPTFTGLLPFASVSDWKDHFSDQIKTFIIGDKVED; encoded by the exons ATGGACGGCGCATCCTCGTCGGCGTCCTCGTCCGGCTACCGGCCGCGCAGGGGTGTCCGGCTCCGTCctctgcggcggcggcgcggcccggcGAGCTCCTTGGCTTCTCGGGGCGGCGACGGAGACGGCGGGGAGAATGGGGGCGGAGGCGCTCAGGACGACCTCGCGCTGCCCCTCGGCATGTCGTTCGCCGCCGTTCTCGCGCGG GTTGTGAATTCAAGCAATGGTCCAGGGGAAAGATTGCATCCGGTCATCCTTTCCAAG ATCTGTACCTCAGCAGTGAAGGAGTCTTTAGCAAAT ACATATGGTGACAGGTTTGACAGTTTCATGAGGAACTTCGAGAATTCATTTAGCAGCACATTGAGGACGCTTCATCGTATTAATGAGATACCTGACTATGAGAGAAGCCCTGCTCCTGAATGTTCTTTTAAGCACGGAGGCTCTGCGGCTTTAGGCAACAACTTGAGCACTGTTGATTCGCAAAACCGGACACATGAAGTTATTGTGAGTTCAGTAGAAAGTCAACTTGTTCTTTATGCCAGAGACAGTCAGCAGCTGGCTCAATCTGCTCGTAGCAGATCCAATCATGAAGCTGATCGGTCCATTCTTAATGCATTCGAGAGGTCGGTGAAGGAGCAAGCTCGTTCTAACGAGCTAAAGGAATTTGAGATCGGGCTTAACATGAGAAAGCTGGAACTTAAGCAGTCCCAGTTAGCTCTTAGCTCCTACacacatatgttagagaagatcaaattatctctgggATTTCAGAAAGCTTCTttccaaggggagaaattccagacaAAGATGCAGGACACCAGAGACGCGCAGATCCTCAGAACACTTACAGATTTTCTTGTTAGTGCGGTAATAATTATGTCAGTGTTTTTCGCATATGGGACTTACAATTATTCATACGAACGGATAACTGATATTACGTCAGCTTGCTCAGCTGCTTCGAGG GGATCTAAATCGTGGTGGGTGCCTAGTTCAGTGTCAAACCTTAATTCTGGGTTGCTCTTTATCAGATGTCATCTAATAGCAGCAACACGCATGTTCTTTGGTATAGTAATGATTCTGGCAATTGCTTGGTTAGCGTTCCAGCGTTCTGCATTGACTGGATCAAGTATGCCTGTAACTTTCAATTTCATTCTGTTGGGAGTTATCTGTGGCTTTGCGGGTAGGTTTTGCACCAACACTCTAGGTGGCGATGGAAACGTCTGGCTCATGTGCTGGGAAATCCTTTGTTCGATTCATTTACTCGGAAACTGTTATCCATCCATTTTGTATCGCATCCTTCATGGTCCTATTACAACAGCGCGCGGCAATGAGGTTGTCTGGTTGCCGTACTGGATTCGCCGGTGCATATTTTATGCTGTGCTGGGATTTGTTGTCCCAACTTTCACTGGGCTACTACCATTTGCTTCTGTTTCCGACTGGAAGGACCATTTTTCTGACCAGATAAAGACCTTCATCATTGGTGACAAAGTTGAAGActga
- the LOC127345355 gene encoding uncharacterized protein: MAGARNNELRMTLLGLALLGLLLLSHTAAPVEAAVSAGEDSFPVNGAGGRSLKSFSMNGAEGEKGKGAKRTTGAGDF; this comes from the coding sequence ATGGCGGGCGCAAGGAACAACGAGCTGCGCATGACCCTGCTGGGCCTCGCCCTGCTTGGTCTGCTGCTGCTGAGCCACACCGCGGCGCCCGTGGAGGCCGCCGTAAGCGCGGGCGAGGACAGCTTCCCCGTGAACGGCGCCGGCGGGCGCTCGCTCAAAAGCTTCAGCATGAACGGCGCCGAGGGCGAGAAGGGCAAAGGCGCCAAGCGCACCACCGGCGCCGGCGACTTCTGA
- the LOC127340239 gene encoding UDP-glycosyltransferase 89B2-like — translation MDTLPPTTESNAGDGKPHVLVVPYPAQGHMLPLLDLAALLEARGLTITVALTAGNVRHLTASCPSVGTVVLPFPSSPLLPDGCGENTKDLPPSLFRPFTASLAALSAPLLSWCKAQPRHRSVTTIVSDMFTGWTVPIAEELGVPHVAFSPSSVHYLATSHYLWRRMPTRRRPDDDDETVTFPDVPGSPSFPWRHLSWLFRTHVAGGGDEVSETIRQIFLWNLESSFFVANSFSELEPALLDHDRPLPDLMRKRVLAVGMLAEAVRGRDDIESGEKPALSSAVAAWLDAFDDGSILYVCFGSQHVMSPAQMACLADALERSSAGFVWVVTSGTVLPEGFESATASRGMLIREWAPQAEILRHRAVGWFLTHCGWNSTLEAAAAGVAMLTWPMAADQFTNAWQFAKAGVAVPVAEGGDTVPDSVQMANIIAAKVVDKEGAPMRQRALELSRKLADAVAKGGTSHRDLNEFVRMLTAAREFYPTQCLSVPVRASM, via the coding sequence ATGGACACACTACCACCAACAACAGAAAGCAACGCCGGCGATGGCAAGCCGCACGTGCTTGTGGTGCCGTACCCAGCGCAAGGGCACATGCTCCCGCTCCTCGACCTCGCGGCGCTGCtcgaggctcgggggctcacgaTCACCGTCGCCCTCACGGCAGGCAATGTGCGACACCTGACGGCATCATGCCCGTCCGTCGGCACGGTGGTGCTGCCGTTCCCTTCCTCACCCCTCCTCCCGGACGGTTGCGGCGAGAACACCAAGGACCTCCCTCCATCCCTCTTCCGGCCGTTCACGGCCTCCTTGGCCGCCCTCTCGGCGCCTCTCCTCTCTTGGTGCAAGGCTCAGCCCCGCCACCGCAGCGTCACCACCATCGTCTCCGACATGTTCACGGGGTGGACTGTTCCGATCGCCGAGGAGCTCGGCGTGCCGCACGTGGCCTTCTCGCCCAGCAGCGTCCACTACCTCGCCACGTCGCACTACCTCTGGCGCCGCATGCCTACGAGGCGCCgccccgacgacgacgacgagaccGTCACCTTTCCGGACGTGCCAGGCTCGCCTAGCTTCCCTTGGCGCCACCTGTCGTGGCTGTTCCGGACACAcgtggccggcggcggcgacgaggtgTCGGAGACGATCCGGCAGATCTTCCTGTGGAACCTagagagctccttcttcgtggcaaATTCGTTCTCGGAGCTCGAGCCCGCGTTACTGGATCACGACCGTCCGCTCCCGGACCTGATGCGGAAGCGGGTGCTAGCGGTGGGCATGCTGGCGGAGGCCGTTCGCGGTCGCGACGACATCGAATCTGGCGAGAAACCCGCGCTGTCGTCGGCGGTGGCCGCGTGGCTGGACGCGTTCGACGACGGATCCATCCTGTACGTCTGCTTTGGGTCGCAGCACGTGATGTCACCGGCGCAGATGGCGTGCCTGGCCGACGCCCTGGAGCGGAGCTCCGCCGGATTCGTGTGGGTGGTGACGAGCGGCACCGTGCTGCCGGAGGGGTTCGAGTCGGCTACGGCCTCGCGGGGCATGTTGATCCGCGAGTGGGCGCCGCAGGCGGAGATCTTGCGCCACCGAGCCGTGGGCTGGTTCCTCACGCACTGCGGCTGGAACTCAACGCTCGAGGCGGCTGCGGCCGGCGTGGCGATGCTCACTTGGCCTATGGCCGCCGACCAGTTCACCAACGCATGGCAGTTCGCCAAGGCAGGCGTGGCCGTGCCTGTTGCGGAGGGCGGCGACACCGTGCCAGATTCTGTACAGATGGCCAACATCATCGCCGCAAAGGTCGTCGACAAGGAGGGGGCCCCTATGAGGCAGCGCGCGTTGGAACTCAGCCGGAAGCTGGCAGATGCGGTGGCAAAGGGCGGGACTTCCCACCGTGACTTGAACGAGTTCGTGCGCATGCTCACTGCAGCCCGGGAATTCTACCCGACCCAGTGCCTGTCGGTGCCGGTGAGAGCAAGCATGTAG